One part of the Chryseobacterium sp. 7 genome encodes these proteins:
- a CDS encoding N-6 DNA methylase, which yields MSEELLQRDLQKNPEKIGKWDFYNIGATSIKNLKEFGIIRNVDYGSEEKKKIDALIVQKKNVIAVIEYKKPSEFKTAIQKQKAIEQELEVAKKLDAHIIIATDTKDTIWVNVLTGNKIKDEKGNFIKENFNPKDEKLPELIEKIKYSINELSDQLKPKELVNPTDLAKQIWQDIWSVSGATPENCLYTFVELFIFKYLSDLGVLQGIFNFNTLYSSYDGNTEDEVLETYATTIRPKIKTLFPENSIDKTTIINGTIFVSKDQKAVQGYSTVFKKVLKKFKDYGKLEHIDYDFKSQLFESFLKESISKKNWGQFFTPIKVVRAVVEMAKDDIKEGVKICDPACGVGKFLLEPIITKLDQFYEVKKGKLIPKITIHGYDKGFDKDEQKTIILAKANMLIYFSDLLKDNPTITTEFAKLFNESFILKTNSILGTLSEPIENQYDLIVTNPPYVTSGSSNLKDEIKKDGDLVNYYKINAIGVEGLFMEWIVKALKPNGKAFIIVPDGIFNRQNDKNLRQFLLDECFIDGIISLPIKTFFTTPKRTYILCLTKKGHKKQIQTDPVFTYFVSEMGESRDVYRFDIDQDDLNEAVTLYSFFKGNKQSFSKINTDVRCKIQPIELFKPENHWCVERWWSSEEKETLGIKDENLKLKIEEFPTLLEEVSNSIISIKAEVEELSNDANKPKFIKLAIKDIFDLKIKTNNSKFTKTFIDKNKGEIPVYSASKFPENVDYGYVKDKLEGVKYFEDCLTWNIDGSIGKVYLRKGRFSLSEKVIPLILQKKYKDSLDLLFLKYAIEMEFSKHYFGFDNKAGKGKIQEIEISIPTDSKGSFDLDLQKQLAEKFKRIEDIKKSISDELEKISSTEIEFE from the coding sequence ATGAGTGAAGAATTATTACAAAGAGATTTGCAAAAAAATCCTGAGAAAATAGGGAAATGGGATTTCTATAATATTGGTGCTACTTCAATCAAGAATCTAAAAGAATTCGGAATAATAAGAAATGTTGATTATGGGAGTGAAGAAAAGAAAAAAATTGATGCTTTAATCGTACAAAAGAAAAACGTAATTGCGGTAATTGAATATAAAAAACCTTCCGAATTTAAAACAGCCATACAAAAACAGAAAGCTATTGAGCAAGAATTAGAAGTTGCAAAAAAGCTTGATGCTCATATAATAATTGCCACAGATACTAAAGATACAATTTGGGTAAATGTTCTAACAGGAAATAAAATAAAGGATGAAAAAGGTAATTTTATAAAAGAAAATTTTAACCCAAAAGACGAGAAATTACCTGAATTAATTGAAAAAATAAAATATTCTATAAATGAATTAAGTGATCAATTGAAACCAAAAGAATTAGTAAATCCTACTGATTTAGCTAAACAAATTTGGCAAGATATTTGGTCCGTCAGTGGAGCAACTCCTGAAAACTGTTTATATACTTTCGTGGAACTGTTTATTTTCAAATATTTAAGTGATTTAGGGGTTTTACAAGGTATTTTTAATTTTAATACTTTATATTCAAGCTACGATGGAAATACAGAAGATGAAGTGTTAGAGACATACGCAACAACTATACGTCCAAAAATTAAGACCCTTTTTCCTGAAAATTCAATTGACAAAACAACAATTATTAACGGAACTATATTTGTAAGTAAAGATCAAAAAGCTGTACAAGGTTATAGTACGGTTTTTAAAAAAGTTCTAAAAAAGTTCAAAGATTATGGAAAGCTTGAACATATTGATTATGACTTTAAAAGTCAACTTTTTGAAAGTTTCTTAAAAGAAAGTATAAGCAAGAAAAATTGGGGACAATTTTTTACACCAATTAAAGTCGTTAGGGCTGTTGTAGAAATGGCTAAGGATGATATAAAAGAAGGTGTTAAAATATGTGACCCAGCTTGTGGTGTTGGAAAATTTCTTTTAGAACCCATTATTACAAAACTAGACCAATTTTATGAAGTAAAAAAAGGAAAATTAATTCCTAAAATTACGATTCATGGATACGATAAAGGTTTTGATAAAGACGAACAAAAAACAATTATATTGGCCAAAGCCAATATGCTCATTTATTTTTCCGATTTATTAAAAGATAATCCTACAATTACAACTGAATTTGCAAAACTTTTTAATGAAAGTTTTATTTTAAAAACTAATTCTATTTTAGGGACACTTTCTGAACCGATTGAAAATCAGTATGATTTAATTGTAACTAATCCACCTTATGTAACGAGTGGAAGTAGTAATTTAAAAGATGAAATAAAAAAAGATGGAGACCTTGTAAATTATTATAAAATCAATGCTATTGGTGTTGAAGGTTTGTTTATGGAATGGATTGTCAAAGCTTTAAAACCAAATGGGAAGGCATTTATAATTGTCCCAGACGGTATTTTTAATCGTCAAAATGATAAAAATTTAAGACAATTTTTACTTGATGAATGTTTTATTGATGGTATTATTTCTTTGCCAATTAAAACTTTTTTTACAACTCCCAAAAGAACATATATACTTTGCTTAACAAAAAAAGGGCACAAAAAGCAAATCCAAACAGATCCGGTTTTCACTTATTTTGTAAGTGAAATGGGAGAAAGTAGAGATGTTTATCGATTTGATATTGACCAAGATGATTTAAATGAAGCGGTAACATTATATTCCTTTTTCAAAGGTAATAAACAAAGTTTTAGTAAAATAAATACTGATGTTCGTTGTAAAATTCAGCCGATCGAACTTTTTAAACCAGAAAATCATTGGTGTGTAGAAAGATGGTGGTCATCTGAAGAAAAGGAGACTTTAGGAATTAAGGATGAAAATCTAAAATTAAAAATTGAAGAATTTCCGACTTTATTAGAGGAAGTTTCAAATAGTATTATTTCTATTAAAGCCGAAGTTGAAGAGTTATCAAATGACGCAAATAAACCTAAATTTATCAAGCTTGCTATTAAGGATATTTTTGATTTAAAAATCAAAACTAACAATAGTAAATTTACTAAAACGTTTATTGATAAAAACAAAGGTGAAATTCCTGTCTATTCAGCTTCTAAATTTCCTGAAAACGTTGATTATGGTTATGTAAAAGACAAATTAGAAGGGGTGAAATATTTTGAAGATTGTTTAACCTGGAATATTGACGGTTCTATAGGAAAAGTATATTTACGTAAAGGCAGATTTTCTTTGTCAGAGAAGGTAATTCCTTTAATTCTTCAAAAAAAGTATAAGGATAGTTTAGATTTACTGTTCTTAAAATATGCAATCGAAATGGAATTTAGTAAACATTATTTTGGTTTTGATAATAAGGCGGGTAAAGGTAAAATTCAAGAGATTGAAATTTCAATTCCAACTGATAGCAAGGGTAGTTTTGACTTAGATTTACAAAAACAATTAGCAGAAAAATTCAAACGAATAGAAGATATAAAGAAAAGTATTTCTGACGAA